From the Streptococcus halotolerans genome, the window TTTGCTAAGGTAAGGCTACCGATGTATCATCAAGTGTTTGACTGGTGATTTCCGGAAATACCCTTTTAAAGCAATTAAGGAGTCGTTTTGAACGTAAGAAATGACACACCTGAGAGATTTATGACTTACCTGATTACTTGATTTTGGAGAAATTGTTCTGGACAGTAGTGATGGCGAATCCTATTGATAGGCAATTCTTGTTCTTTTTCTAGCAGATGAGTACGTTAGCTTGTCTAGCCAATCAAGAAACAGATCTCATTGACAGAGAAAATAGTTCTATTAGATTGAAGAAGAGTTCATTTAGAGCATTTTCTCCAATCTTTTTTTCTTGCTATTAAAACTAAAAAACAGAAACGTTGGTAAAAGGGATGTTGTGATGAACAAGTCTTCTAAAAGATTTCCAAAGGAACACATAACAAGAGGCTTGTTAGTGTTTTTAGAATTTTTAGCATCATGTAACAAGAACAGTCTATTTTGGATATAACATGTTTTGCATATTCACTAGGTTTTTGTTAAGTAACTCAGAAAAGTATTGTCTCATTACTTTTTCTTGAAGACTTTTCCCTTGTTTTAGTCTGCGATGCATTTTAGCATCGTTTCGCTTTTAGGAATGAATCCCCGGCTGTTGTTCTGAATATTCTGATAATATTTTGTAATGAGAGAGATAGTATATTGAATAGAGACTTATTCAAAACAATTTTCTTGAAAATACAACTAACTAGTAATAAAATAATCTCAGAACAAAGAATCGAGGTCTGATTAATGACGATTGAACTAGGAATAACAAGTTTTGGTGAAACAACTCCTTTGGAAAAAACGGGTGAACTCTTGAGTCACGCTCAACGTATTCGAAACTTAGTAGAGGAAATTGAGTTAGCTGACAAGGTCGGTTTGGATATTTACGCCATTGGTGAACACCATCGTGACGATTTTGCTGTTTCGGCGCCGGAGATTGTTTTAGCAGCTGGTGCGGTAAATACTAAGCGTATTCGCCTTTCAAGTGCAGTTACGATTTTGTCTTCCAATGATCCTGTTCGTGTTTATCAACAGTTTGCAACTATTGATGCCCTATCAAAAGGGCGTGCGGAAATCATGGTTGGACGTGGCTCATTTACTGAATCCTTCCCACTCTTTGGTTACGATTTACACGATTACGATGACCTATTTGATGAGAAGCTGGATATGCTTACTAAGATACGTGACAATACTGAACTAAGTTGGACAGGTAAACATACCCAAACGGTGGAAAAAGCTTTTGTCTATCCAAGAGCGACACAAGAAGACTTTCCGATTTGGGTAGCGACAGGTGGCAATTTGGATTCAACAATAAAAATTGCGGAGCGTGGTCTACCTATTGCCTATGCGACAATTGGTGGCAATCCTAAAGCTTTTGGTCAGTTAGCTGCTATTTATCGTGAAATAGCTAGTCGACATGGTCATGACTTGAGTCAAATGAAAATGGCTGCTCATTCTTGGGGGTGGATTGAAAAGGATACCCAATCAGCTATTGACCATTATTACTACCCAACCAAGACTGAAACGGATAATATCGGTAAGGACCGTCCACACTGGTCATCGATGACTTATGAGACTTACTTGCAACAAGTCGGCCCAGATGGTGCAATGTTTGTCGGTGATCCAGAGCATGTTGCCACCAAAATTATTGGGCTGATTGAAGCGCTTGGGCTCGATCGTTTCATGCTACATTTGCCAATTGGATCCATGCCTCATGAAGATGTATTGGAAGCTATTCGTCTCTACGGTGAAGAAGTAGCTCCCCTTGTTCGAGACTATTTTAAAGGAAAATGAGCTATTATTTCAGACAGTAACTCTTTTAAAATGAATGGAGTCGAAACTTGATCTGAGTTTTAGCTCAGGTTTTTACCTTTTATCATGTGAACTAAGACAGCGCTTCGAGATAAAAAGTATAGTCTTTTCTTTTTCTTTTCATCTTTTATTTGTTACAATGTTAGCAAACGTTGAAGACAAGGAGAAAAGACATGACACAAATCCCTAAAGTGATACTCAGAGATGGACAAGAAGTACCAGTTATCAAATTTGGAACGGTACATATCAAGGGACAAGTTGGTAAACTAGCGATTTTAGAGGCTATAAAAAATGGCTACCGTTCCATCGATACGTCAACCAATTACCATAACGAAGGTATCGTGGGCCAAGCTATTCGTGAATCAGGAATACCTCGTTCAGAATTTATTATCACCTCCAAGTTACCTGGTATGTTTCATAAATATGATGATGCGATGCTCAGTATCCAAGAGCAACTAGCTCGCTTAGGACTAACGTATATGGATGAATACCTTATTCATTGGCCGAATCCTAAGGATGGGCTTTATGTGGAAGCCTGGCAAGCCCTTGTTGATGCCCAAAAGCTTGGCTTCATCAAAACCATTGGGGTTTCGAATTTTGAAAAAGAACACTTAGATAACATTATTAAAGAAACAGGTATTGTCCCCGCTGTAAATCAGATTGAAATGTCTCCTTATTTTAACAATGACCAATTACATGCTTATCATCAAGAATTGGGGATCTCTTCTGAGGCTTGGAGTCCGACAGGGCGGCACATTAGTGATGTGAAAGAAAATGACACACTGGAAAAATTGGCTAAAAAATATGGCAAATCGACAACTCAAGTGATTCTGCGTTGGAACTACCAACGTGGCGTTATCAATGTTGTTAAAGCTTCTCAGTCAGCTCATCAACGTGAAAATGCGAACATTTTTGATTTTGAGCTCAGTGAGGAGGACATGCAAACTATTTTTGATTTGGACAAAGGGGAAGAGGGCCGTATCGAGGGGCAAAATCCCCATGAGTACCACGAATATGAGTAGAGAAGTAAGCGTGTAATCTCCAAAAAAGTTAGTTAAAGCTTTCGACTAGCCCATCGTTTAAGGAAAAAGAATAGAAGTATCTCAATTTGGTGCATTTGAGGCTGCTTCTATTTTTTTATTTTTAGGTGTCTCTATCTTAGTTTGATATAAAATTTAGAAAATTTGCATTTTTTTGAAAAATAGTCTTGTTTTCACATTTGTTTTCATG encodes:
- a CDS encoding LLM class flavin-dependent oxidoreductase — encoded protein: MTIELGITSFGETTPLEKTGELLSHAQRIRNLVEEIELADKVGLDIYAIGEHHRDDFAVSAPEIVLAAGAVNTKRIRLSSAVTILSSNDPVRVYQQFATIDALSKGRAEIMVGRGSFTESFPLFGYDLHDYDDLFDEKLDMLTKIRDNTELSWTGKHTQTVEKAFVYPRATQEDFPIWVATGGNLDSTIKIAERGLPIAYATIGGNPKAFGQLAAIYREIASRHGHDLSQMKMAAHSWGWIEKDTQSAIDHYYYPTKTETDNIGKDRPHWSSMTYETYLQQVGPDGAMFVGDPEHVATKIIGLIEALGLDRFMLHLPIGSMPHEDVLEAIRLYGEEVAPLVRDYFKGK
- a CDS encoding aldo/keto reductase; translation: MTQIPKVILRDGQEVPVIKFGTVHIKGQVGKLAILEAIKNGYRSIDTSTNYHNEGIVGQAIRESGIPRSEFIITSKLPGMFHKYDDAMLSIQEQLARLGLTYMDEYLIHWPNPKDGLYVEAWQALVDAQKLGFIKTIGVSNFEKEHLDNIIKETGIVPAVNQIEMSPYFNNDQLHAYHQELGISSEAWSPTGRHISDVKENDTLEKLAKKYGKSTTQVILRWNYQRGVINVVKASQSAHQRENANIFDFELSEEDMQTIFDLDKGEEGRIEGQNPHEYHEYE